In the genome of Saprospira sp. CCB-QB6, one region contains:
- a CDS encoding AAA family ATPase gives MAYQLQKLKLKNFRLYKEAEFDFKKLNLLIGGNSSGKSTVSKALLLLENSLNRHQWSKLAFGEGVDGLGGFESVRNRDCDKDCSIGFEILLKNIDIEKEPDPEQAIKAIQLKLSYEKNQREAAFADGKVGVLNEFFLAVSRNDENFDILLQGQKNVSPEKSELYVNYKFILNEILSLPDFKIALFLYKIWDQLSLEARNNIIERQQIELEDKYLSLIPKISAEIIAEDGRIEDYTKRAGGNLIELAENIEKLREKAKQLDQELEELIGRIQEKEQKALAELEEVNEFELEKTEINQLIRVIETEIENLPIEDEATFLKLRKRLDELKEEKDDLDKKKEQEENSIQHEAIRELTVEDRAECDRREIEYKAVEKELFLEKSRMTEAIHNFIKVEKIRTTESSLRSDIHNFVITKIKKHLKENVKQLGVPDLEESIGDRLETKTYWTEQIDKIISGEIYLSELLFEKYEGPVRNLSKASLDELKTEEVFNSELLLNDILLSEDLAVDENAKTDLYLNLETKGIQVINSFYQEFNLSYISSRRGYQQYIYRADESENYHINQALAQLLQIQNKLSSGRNRETKDKNKSSSGRNNKENEKNEFIQKWAKNFGLTRDEEQFFVAPIQEKNVRALIGNPAKPEEALNLADRGFGHTQLVPLIIQTAIYAFSEKKGMLIIEEPGIHLHPDLQAKLVDFMVDAIKHGVQFLVETHSEYFIHKLRVMVIDDSETKALLNHKDVIIHSIDQGKTDSIRVFKDGGLEKELPESFYNQSTYLLKELEKKKELSAWIRAMNKIGGIDKPTLFVEGPTDQQVLKAVFKKLGYDDECINVIDSKGSSKVLNQLLQWEYSTRKSKAVGLIDYEEETIKQKKYMRKKSQSVIIIR, from the coding sequence ATGGCTTATCAACTGCAAAAATTAAAACTCAAAAACTTTAGACTCTATAAAGAAGCTGAATTTGACTTTAAAAAACTGAACCTACTGATTGGAGGAAATAGCTCGGGTAAAAGCACTGTTTCTAAGGCTTTGCTTTTATTAGAAAATAGTTTGAATCGACATCAGTGGAGTAAACTTGCTTTTGGTGAAGGGGTTGATGGTTTGGGAGGCTTTGAATCTGTTCGTAATCGAGACTGTGACAAAGATTGTAGTATTGGGTTTGAAATCTTATTGAAAAATATAGATATAGAAAAAGAGCCTGACCCAGAACAGGCTATAAAAGCTATTCAATTAAAACTTAGCTATGAAAAAAATCAACGAGAAGCTGCTTTTGCTGATGGGAAGGTTGGAGTGCTCAATGAGTTTTTTTTGGCCGTTAGTCGAAATGATGAAAATTTTGATATTCTTCTTCAGGGCCAAAAAAATGTAAGTCCAGAAAAGTCAGAACTTTATGTTAACTACAAATTCATATTGAATGAAATACTAAGCTTACCTGATTTTAAAATAGCGTTATTCCTTTATAAGATATGGGATCAGTTATCTCTAGAGGCAAGAAATAATATTATAGAGCGGCAACAAATAGAATTAGAAGATAAGTACCTCTCCTTAATCCCTAAAATTTCAGCTGAAATAATAGCTGAAGATGGAAGAATTGAAGACTACACGAAAAGAGCGGGGGGTAACCTTATCGAGCTGGCAGAGAATATTGAAAAACTTAGAGAAAAAGCTAAGCAACTAGATCAGGAGCTTGAAGAGCTAATAGGAAGAATTCAGGAAAAAGAACAAAAGGCTTTAGCCGAACTTGAAGAAGTAAATGAATTTGAGCTAGAGAAAACAGAAATAAATCAGCTGATTAGAGTAATAGAAACAGAAATAGAAAACCTACCAATCGAAGATGAAGCCACTTTTCTGAAACTACGGAAAAGGCTAGATGAGTTAAAAGAAGAAAAGGACGATTTAGATAAAAAGAAGGAACAAGAAGAAAATTCGATACAACATGAAGCTATTAGAGAATTAACTGTAGAAGATAGGGCTGAATGTGATAGAAGAGAGATTGAATATAAGGCAGTCGAAAAAGAGCTTTTCTTAGAAAAAAGTAGAATGACTGAGGCTATTCATAATTTTATCAAGGTAGAAAAAATACGAACAACGGAATCTAGTCTTCGGTCCGATATACATAATTTTGTTATAACAAAAATCAAGAAGCATTTAAAAGAAAATGTTAAGCAGTTAGGCGTTCCAGACTTGGAAGAGTCTATTGGTGATCGCCTTGAAACTAAAACATATTGGACAGAACAGATTGACAAAATAATATCGGGAGAAATTTATTTGTCAGAACTTTTATTTGAAAAGTATGAGGGGCCTGTTAGAAATCTTTCCAAAGCAAGTTTAGATGAGTTAAAGACAGAGGAAGTATTCAATAGCGAGCTTTTACTCAACGATATATTGTTGAGTGAAGACCTTGCAGTAGATGAAAATGCTAAGACAGATTTATATTTAAACTTAGAAACTAAAGGAATTCAAGTCATTAACTCTTTTTATCAAGAATTTAATCTTAGCTATATCTCTTCGCGAAGAGGTTACCAACAATATATATATAGGGCAGATGAATCAGAAAACTATCATATCAACCAAGCATTAGCTCAATTGCTACAGATTCAGAATAAATTGTCCTCGGGTAGAAATAGGGAAACGAAAGATAAAAATAAATCGTCTTCTGGTAGAAATAATAAGGAAAATGAAAAAAATGAATTTATCCAAAAGTGGGCAAAAAACTTTGGCCTAACAAGGGATGAAGAACAATTTTTTGTAGCACCTATTCAAGAGAAAAATGTTCGAGCCTTAATTGGCAACCCCGCAAAACCAGAAGAAGCCCTCAACTTAGCCGATAGAGGTTTTGGGCATACTCAATTGGTTCCCCTTATAATACAGACCGCTATTTATGCTTTTTCTGAAAAAAAAGGAATGCTGATCATCGAAGAGCCTGGAATTCATTTACATCCTGACCTTCAAGCCAAATTAGTGGACTTTATGGTTGATGCTATCAAACATGGAGTACAATTTTTAGTGGAGACACATTCAGAGTATTTTATACATAAGCTGCGGGTAATGGTCATTGATGACAGTGAAACAAAGGCACTACTGAATCATAAAGATGTAATTATTCATAGTATTGATCAGGGAAAAACAGACTCTATACGTGTTTTTAAGGATGGAGGTTTAGAAAAGGAGCTTCCTGAAAGTTTCTATAACCAATCTACATATTTACTGAAAGAATTAGAGAAGAAAAAAGAACTGAGTGCATGGATAAGAGCTATGAATAAGATTGGTGGTATTGATAAGCCCACTTTATTTGTAGAGGGGCCTACAGATCAACAAGTGTTAAAAGCTGTATTTAAAAAGTTAGGGTATGATGATGAATGTATAAATGTTATAGATTCAAAAGGTTCTTCTAAGGTGCTAAATCAGCTATTACAGTGGGAATACTCTACTAGAAAGAGCAAAGCGGTCGGGTTAATTGATTATGAGGAAGAAACTATTAAGCAAAAAAAATATATGAGAAAAAAAAGCCAAAGCGTAATAATTATAAGGTGA